A window of Pectobacterium carotovorum genomic DNA:
TGCAAGTGGTGCCCGGACTCGGAATCGAACCAAGGACACGAGGATTTTCAATCCTCTGCTCTACCGACTGAGCTATCCGGGCAACGGGGCGCATTAAACCGTATTGACCGCACGGCGTCAACGGGTTTCTGTCACAAAGCGGAGCGCCTGCGCTATTTTCAGGCAATTGTATTATTTGCTAGCCAGTTTCTGGCGATCCTTTCAGCATGCTTAGCGTGGTAATGTTTCTTCCTGATGCGTGTGGCATGTTTCGTTGCACTTTTACCACCTTGAGGGCGGGCTGGATTGTTGAATTTGATGAAGAATAATGCCACTATTGCGCGTTTTTTAACGTCTCGTTCACCTGAACGCCCCTTTAAGCGTAGTTAGCGTATAGCTAAAAGAGGATCGCCGATATGTCAGATTCATTGCTCATGGTGCAGCACGCTTGCGCCAGCTCGTTGATGACGTCACTGCGTGTTCCTTCTTACCACCACTATACCGTTTGCTCCTCATCCCGTCGATTACTCCCCTTCACCATGCGGTGAGGCATTCGTTCGCTCACTGTTAGGCATGAGTAAAAATAGAGTCAGCTCTGCTTTTACTGATGTCTATCGGATGGTGCTGGCTCCAGTTTTTCCATTCTTAGCCTACAGTTTACCTGTAGGGATCATACGCTTGTCGTTATTGATTGGCATTGTGATTGGTCGGGATTGTTATCCCTGAACGGTGTCTTTCAGGCACGTACACTTACCTTTAACCGTTTGGGTTTGGTTACATGAAACAGTTAAAAATTGCGGCGAATGCAGCGGTTGCCACCCGTTTAATCACGACGCGCGAGATTGTCGCGTTGAGTCAGACTGACTTCACTGATGTGGCGGCGGTCGTGGTTTCTATTGAGGAAGCCCGTAGCGGCATTCTGTCGATATTGCAGCACACCGGTTTTAATATTCCGGCGTTTGTCGAAGAGCCTGATGAAGATAAAGAGTTAGATGTTCTGCCTGCGGGAAGCGAATGGCTGGTTCTCGATGACGAAGGCGAGCACGCGAACGTGCTGGAACGTGCAGCGAAAGCCTATCAGGATGCGCTACTGCCGCCGTTTTTCGATACGCTGACCAAGTACGTCAACATGAAAAACACGACGTTTGCCTGTCCGGGGCATCAGGGCGGCCAGTTCTTCCGCAAGCATCCGGCGGGGCGTCAGTTTTTTGAGTTTTACGGTGAGAACGTGTTTCGTTCGGACATCTGTAACGCGGACGTTAAACTGGGTGATTTGCTGATCCATGAAGGCGCGGCGAAGAAGGCGCAGAAGCATGCTGCGCGCGTGTTTAATGCCGATAAAACCTATTTCGTGTTGAACGGCACCTCCTCGGCGAACAAAGTGGTGACGAACGCGCTGCTGGCGCGTGGCGATCTGGTGCTATTTGACCGTAACAACCATAAATCCAACCATCACGGTGCGCTGATTCAGGCGGGGGCGACGCCGGTCTATCTGGAAACCGTGCGCAATCCGTTCGGTTTTATCGGCGGCGTGGATGCGCACTGTTTTGATGAGGCCTACCTGCGCAAGCTGATTGCGGAAGTTGCGCCGGAACGCGCCAACGAGGCGCGCCCATTCCGTTTGGCCGTCATCCAGCTCGGCACCTATGACGGCACGATTTATAACGCGCGTCAGGTGGTCGATAGCATCGGGCACCTGTGTGACTACATTCTGTTTGACTCCGCCTGGGTCGGCTACGAGCAATTTATCCCGATGATGGAGCAGTGCTCGCCGCTGTTGTTGGATCTGAATGAAAACGATCCGGGCATTTTCGTGACTCAGTCGGTGCATAAGCAGCAGGCTGGCTTCTCCCAGACCTCGCAGATCCACAAAAAAGACACACACATCAAAGGCCAGCGTCGTTTCTGCAACCATAAGCAGCTGAATAATGCCTTTATGCTGCATGCTTCGACCAGCCCGTTTTACCCGCTGTTCGCTGCGCTAGACGTCAATGCCAAAATGCACGAAGGGGCAAGTGGGCGTCGGATGTGGATGGACTGCGTCAAACTGGGCATTGAGGCGCGTAAACAGCTGCTAACGCGCTGTTCGCTTATCAAACCGTTCGTGCCTGTGACGGTGGGCGGTGTGCTCTGGCAGGATCACGATACGGAGACGATCGCACAGGACGTGCGTTTCTTCAACTTTGAACCGGGCGAGAAATGGCACGCGTTTGAAGGGTACGCGGAGGATCAATATTTTATCGATCCTTGTAAGTTACTGCTGACGACGCCGGGAATTGATGCGATTAGCGGCGATTATACTGAATTTGGTATTCCGGCGACGATTCTCGCCAACTATCTGCGCGAGCACGGCATCATCCCTGAAAAATGCGACATGAACTCAATCCTGTTCCTGTTAACGCCAGCGGAAGACTCAGCAAAAATGCAGGAGCTGGTGAATGCGCTGGTGCATTTCGAAACGCTGATCGCCCGCGATGCACCGCTGAGCGAAGTGCTGCCCAGCCTGTATCAGAAATACAAAGAGCGTTATCGTGGTTACCGACTGCGTCGGCTGTGTCAGGAAATGCATGATTTTTACGCTCAGCACAACGTGAAAGATCTGCAAAAGGCGATGTTCCGTAAAACCGAGTTTCCGTCAGTGGTGATGCTGCCACAAGATGCTAATAGAGAATTTGTGCGCGGAAATATCGAACTGATTCCTATCGACGAAGCGGAAGGGCGTATCGCGGCAGAAGGCGCATTGCCGTATCCACCGGGCGTACTGTGTGTCGTGCCGGGTGAAACCTGGGGCGGGGCGGTACAGCGCTATTTTCTGGCGCTGGAAGCGGGAATTAACCTGCTGCCCGGCTTCTCCCCAGAATTGCAGGGTGTCTATAGCGTCGCGGAAGAAGATGGCAGCAAGCGTCTGTATGGTTACGTAGTAGAACAGTAATTACGGATGTGGGTAGGCTAAGAAACGCAGGCTCGGAAACGAGCCTGCGTTTTTTCTGCCCTAAGATATTGGTCTCTTAACGCAAATCAGATTCCTGCTGGTTGGCGAGTTTCACCGCTTCACGCTGCTTTTTCAGCCCGCGCCAGCCGATAATCAACATGATTGCCAGCACTGGAACCGTTGCAATCGTCCAGGTGCCGTTCGGGTAATCAAACGCCATCAATCCCAATACGCTCACCAGAAAAGCCAGCGTCAGCCAGGATGTCACGGGCGCACCGGGCATTCTGAACGCTACCGGTTTGGCTTTCCCCTGACGAATCGCTTTACGCAGCTGCATCTGACACAGAATGATGAACGCCCAGGAGCAGATAATGCCGAGCGAGGCGATATTCAGGACGATCTCAAACACCTGCGATGGCACCACGTAGTTCAGTACCACGCCGATAATGTGGATGCCGACCGTGACCAAAATGCCGGTATAGGGCACGGACTGGCCGCTCATTTTCGACAGGAAAGCGGGCGCCGAACCACCCAGCGACAGCGAGCGCAGAATGCGTCCCGTCGAGTACAGACCGGAGTTCAGGCTGGACAGCGCGGCGGACAGCACCACGATATTCATGATCGTGCCGATATAAGGAACGCCCAGCTTGCTGAAGAAGGTCACGAACGGGCTTTGTCCGGCCTGATAGGCGTTCCACGGCAGCAGGCAGACCAACAGCGCAACGGAGCCGACGTAGAACAGGCCAATACGCCAGATGACGCTGTTGACCGCTTTCGGCAGCACCTGCTCTGGGTTTTTACATTCACCTGCCGTCGTCCCGATGATCTCGATACCGGCAAAGGCAAATATCACCCCCTGAACCAGCACCAGCGCAGGCAGAATGCCGTGTGGGAACAGGCCGCCGTTATCGGTAATCAGGTGCAGGCCGGGCGTGTTGCCGTCCAGCGGGCTGCCTGTGCCGAGATAGACCGTGCCGACTACCAGAAAAATGGCGATAGCCGCGACCTTAATCAGCGCAAACCAGAACTCCATTTCAGCAAACCACTTCACGCCGATCAGGTTCATCAGCGTGACGATGGATAGCGCACTCAGTGCAAACAGCCACTGTGGTACATCGGCAAAGGTGCCCCAGTAGTGCATGTAGAGCGCGACGGCGGTGATGTCGACAATCCCGGTCATCGCCCAGTTGAGGAAGTACATCCAGCCTGCGACGTAGGAGGCTTTTTCACCAAGAAACTCACGCGAGTACGACACGAAGCTACCGCTGGTGGGGCGATGAACGATCAGCTCGCCCAGCGCGCGCAGAATGAAAAAAGAGAAAATGCCGCAAACCAGATAGACCAGCGCCAGAGCTGGCCCTGCCATTTGCAGACGAGCCCCCGCACCAAGAAACAGTCCGGTGCCGATGGAACCGCCAATTGCGATCATCTGTACGTGGCGGTTGCCGAGACTTTGGTGATAACCCTTTTCGTGGAGACGCTGCTGAGAAGCATGATGCTCGCTATTGGTTGAGGAATGTTGTGTCATTTACTCGGTGTTTTCCTGTCTGTCACGCATCTCGTGGTGACGCGTTTTCTATTATTATTTAAAATTCAAATGATTACGTTTTTGTCTGCGACGTTTTTTTTATGATGCGTTGAGCGCGGTAAGCCGCATGGCAGAAAACAACGGCAGCGATGCTACCTTTTCCTGTGTGCTGTGGCAAAAAATGGATAGCAGGAAAGTGTGTCAGAGCGTGATGGCGTGGGGGATCGCGGTGTGTCAGGCGGGGAACACCCTTCACCGCTCCGGTTATGTGATAAAGACCGGAGCGGGATGAAGCGCAAAAGGTGATGGGTTACACGCCGATATCTGCGCGCGTCGGCCCCTGAAAATGGATGGCGTTGATATGGCAACTGCGCGGCTGGACGAGCACGAAACGCATGGTTTCCCATATCGAGCGGGCGTTCAGCAGATGCTCGCCCATTTTTTCCCCGCCAGCGGGGTTGTCATCCAAGCCGGTGACCTCAAAATCTGGCGGATAAAACCCCGTCACGCGGATATTTTCCTGTGCGACATGATGCGCCAGATTCCGGCTAAAACCGCTCATGCCGTGCTTGGCAGCGAAGAACGCGGGGTGGGCGATAGAGTCGTGGAACTGCGGGAGGCCGCAGACGGAAACCATCGCCAGAATATCGGCACCTTGTGAACGACGTAAGCTCGGCAACAGTGCTTTGGTGAGCAGAATAGAACCGGTCAGGCCGGAGTTGACGGTGCTGACGATATCCGCATCGGTGTCTTCTTCTCCCAATCCACCTTCCAGCCATTGTGCCGCGCTGAGTACCAGAATATCGACGGGCGTACTGTCTTCCAGCAACTGTGCGGAAAAGGCTTTAACCGAATCAGGACTGGCAATATCGCACTGATACGCACGCGCTGTACCACCCTCCTGATGAATGATGTCGACGCTGGCCTGTGCATCGGCCAGTTTGCGGGCGCAAAGATCGACCTTCACCCCTTCGCGAGCCAGCCAGACGGATACCGCTTGTCCAAAGTCGCGGCCACCGCCAGTGACAATCGCGCGCTTACTTTTCAGCATCATATATTCCCTTGGCAAAGAATGTGCTTCCGTTGCTGCGTATCCGGCGACAGAGCGGGACGCAGCATAAATGTGTTCGTTAGGTTTTCTGCGAATCGGCCTGTGCTGCGTCTTCTTCCGCCTGCCGTAGAATGGCTTTGGCGACCCACTGCGTGACATCCTGAATGCCGTCCTCTTCCAAATGCCAGATATCTTTCAGCACCAGGAAAACCTCCGAGCCATAAATAAGCGATAAGGCATAAATCACCCGCTGTTGTGCTTCCGGCGTGATTTTTCCTTCCAGCGGTTCGGTGGCAATTTTGAGCAGACGTTTGCGATTGCCGCGTGTCAGCGTATCCGTATGCAGGCGATTGGAGCGACGATCGGCCCATTGTTGCAGTGAAAGATGTAACGCTGCACGCAGCGCACCTTCATGCTCCAGCATTCTTGGGTAAGCAAAGTGCAGCAGTTCAGACACGCGTTCACTGGCGTCCGGCTGTGTCGGGTGCCACGCCAGAATCGGACCAAGGCTTTCGCCGACAACGGCGGAGACTAACGCACTTTGCGTCGGAAAATAGCGGTAAGCCGTCGCGCGTGAAAGCTGAGCCGCAGCAGCAACATCGGTAATGGAAGGGAATATGCCTTGATCGAACATATTCATGGCGGTATCAATTAGTAAACGACGGGTTTTCGCCCGTGTTGATGTCAGTTTTTCATCCCGTTCAATCACATAGACCTCATTGAATTTTCGGGCCGGACGCTATCGGGCAGTACGGCGTTGTCGCCTGAACTATAGCAAATTGCGTGATTCTAGTGCCACGTCAAGCTTTCTTACTGTTAATGTAATGTCATTCATAACATTTTGAGACTTTTGTCTCATTTGGGTATTTAATGGTTTGTCTTTCTGATACTCAAGTCTCAATATGGCGGCGAATTAATCTAGCCTGTTTTTAGTTTTTATAATTTTCATTTATATCAATCTGTTAATTGTTTCGCTAACGGTGGGAGGGATACCAAGTGGGAAGTGAAGTTGGCAGCGTTTATATTGCAAGTACCGCTGATACTAAAGGAAAAGAACAGATTTACGTCCGCGATCTGATTGCCGCTACAGGCTTAAAAACGGTCACGATCGATCTGTCAACGACACCGCCGTCAACGGATTCACAGGTGTCAGATGCGACAGATATCAGCGCAGCAACGGTGGCATCGTACCATCCGCAGGGCGTATCGGCGGTGTTTTGCCATGACAGAGGGCTGGCTATTAGCGCCATGGCCGTTGCATTTGAGCACTTCATGCTGTCTCGCGATGATACTGCTGGGCTGCTCGGGCTTGGCGGTTCTGGTGGTACGGCACTGATTACGCCCGCGATGCAGGCTTTACCGATTGGTATGCCGAAGCTGATGGTCTCGACGATGGCCTCCGGCGATATTTCCGGCTACATCGGCGCCAGCGATATCAGCATGATGTATTCCGTTACCGATGTGGCGGGCCTGAACCGTATTTCTCGTCAGGTTCTCGGCAACGCCGCGCACCAGATTGCCGGTGCCGTGAAGTTTCATATTCAGGAGCATCATGACGATAAACCCGCGATTGGCCTGACCATGTTTGGGGTTACGACGCCGTGCATTCAGGAAGCCAGCGCATTGCTGGAGGCAGAGTTTGACTGTCTGGTCTTTCACGCGACGGGTAGCGGTGGGAAAGCGATGGAAAAGCTGGTGGACAGCCATTTGCTCACTGGCGTGCTCGACCTTACCACGACAGAGGTGTGCGATTTACTGTTTGATGGCGTGCTGGCCTGCGGGCCGGAACGGTTTGATGCGATAGCCAAGACGCAGGTGCCTTACGTGGCGTCTTGCGGCGCGCTGGATATGGTGAATTTTGGCGCGCCCGCCAGCGTGCCGGAGAAATACGCGCATCGCCTGTTCTACAACCACAACGCGCAGGTCACCCTGATGCGTACCACGATAGATGAAAATATCGTGATGGCGCGCTGGATTGGGGAGAAACTCAACCGCTGTGAAGGCGACGTGCGCTTCCTGATCCCAGAAGGCGGCTTCTCCGCGCTGGATGCGCCGGATCAGGCATTCTGGCACCCGGAAGCACGTGACGCGTTTATCAGCACGTTGGAGAGCGTCGTTCAGCAAACGGCAAGACGACAGATTATTCGTCTGCCTTTCCATATTAACGATCCTTTATTTGCCCATGCCGCAGTCGATGCGTTTCGGGCGTTAGTGAAATAAGAAGGGAGAAGCATGATGTCAGGCATTAATCGTCAGGAACTGCTGGCAAAATTTCGCGACATGATCGCGCGTCGCGAGCCGATTATCGGCGGTGGTGCGGGAACGGGGCTTTCCGCGAAATGTGAAGAATCGGGCGGCATCGATCTGATCGTGATCTACAACTCTGGGCGCTATCGCATGGCGGGGAGAGGTTCGCTGGCTGGCCTGTTGGCTTACGGCAACGCGAATGAGATCGTCGTGGATATGGCGAAAGAAGTGCTGCCGGTTGTGAAGCACACGCCGGTGCTGGCAGGCGTAAACGGAACCGATCCTTTCTGTCAGTTTGATAAATTTCTGGATGACCTGAAAGCGCTGGGTTTCTCTGGCGTGCAGAACTTCCCAACCGTTGGGCTGATTGACGGTAATTTCCGCGCCAATCTGGAAGAAACCGGAATGGGGTACGCGCTGGAAGTGGACATGATTCGCCTGGCGCACGAAAAAGATATGCTGACCACGCCTTACGTGTTCAGTGCGGCAGATGCCGTCGCGATGACGAAAGCGGGGGCGGATATTATTGTGCCGCACATGGGGTTAACCACTGGCGGTAATATTGGGGCGGAAACGGCGCTTAATCTGGCGGATTGCGTTCCGTTGATTAATCACTGGGCAGATGAGGCGAAGTCCATCCGTAAGGATGTGATTGTGCTGTGTCACGGCGGACCGATTTCAACACCGCAGGACGCACAGTTCATTATGGATCACTGCCCGCAGTGCGATGGTTTTTACGGTGCCAGCTCTATGGAGCGGCTGCCGACAGAAACCGCGTTAACGGCTACTACACAGCAATTCAAAAAAATTAAGCGTTAACAGACTTTTTTGGCTCTATACCTAGCCGATGTCCTAAAGCAGGAAGAAGGCAGGTAAATTGCGCCAATATCAGGGAATGCGGCCAGCACATGCTGGCCGTAGTTTTTTGTGTCCTAAACAGAGGTACTAAATAGCGTTTTAGGTCGCACAGGGAAGAAAGTCATTGTTATAACTGCTATTTTTCACAGTGCAGAAACTTCGGAGAAATAGGTATGACATGGCGCATCACGATAGGATTGATAACGAATTTGCTACTCAGCTTTGCCGTTATGGCGAATGTTGGCATTGGGTTTCAACAAATAACGCTGGCTGATGAGGCCAATAATAGGCCGCTGGAAGCTGCCGTATTTTATCCGGTTTCATCATCACAACAGACTGCGATAATCGGTGAGAATCCTGTATTTCCCGGTATCGCCGTAAGCAAAAATGCCGTGCCTGAGTCCGGTGAATATCCCCTGATTGTGGTTTCACACGGCTATGGCGGGAGCTGGTTTAATCAACTCTGGCTGGCACAGGCGTTGGTCAAGCAAGGCTATATTGTTGCCGCGCCTAATCACCCAGGAACGACCACTAAAGATATGCGGGTTGAGAAGGCTCAGGAGTTATGGCTACGGCCCAACGATATTAGCCGCGTTATTACCGCTTTACTCGCTGCCCCAGAAAAAACGGGGCGTGTTGATGCGCAGCGTATTGCCGCTGTTGGCCATTCGCTGGGGGGATGGACGGTATTGGAGTTAGCGGGCGGGCGTTTTAGCACGCAGCAATTTGAGCGTGATTGTCTGACGCATGTTGGGCTGGCGTCCTGCAAAGCCTATGAAAAGATGCATATCGCAAAGAATGCGTCATTACGTGCGCAGCTTGATAAGCCATTGGCGGATCCGCGTGTCAGTGCGGTGGTATCGCTGGATATGGGGCTGGCGCGAGGGTTTACCGCGGAGAGTCTTGCGGCAATACACATTCCTGTTTTGATCGTTGCGGCGGGGTATCCTAATGAGGAACTGCCTGCCGAGCTGGAATCTCACGATTTGGCACAGAAGCTGTCACCAGCGCATTCAGCCTATAAGGAAATTGCCGATGCGACGCATTTTAGCTTCATGCAGATTTGTAAGCCGGGTGCCATTGAGATCATTAATGCCGAGAACCCAGGGGATGGCATGATTTGTCTCGATGGCGGCGCACGTCCGCGTGAGCAGATTCAGCAGGGCGTTGTGAAGGACATTAGCGATTTTCTTCAGGCGGCGTGGCGGAAGCCGTAGCCTGTGCCCGAAGTGGGTGCTGACTACGCCAGACGCTGGGGCTCATCCCCGTGAGTCGCAAAAACTCGCGGTTGAAGTTTGATTTAGTCTGAAACCCGCTTTCCAGCATGATATCCGTGATTCGTGCATCCGTTTGGCTGAGGAGGCGTTTAGCCTCCTCAATTCGGTATTCGTTCATCACCTGCGAGAAATTACGACCGTGCACGCGGTTGATGGTTTCGGACAGGCGTCTTAGCGGTATTCCCATGCGCCGGCTCAGGCGCTGAAGTGTCATGCTGGGGTCGGTGTATAACGCATGCGTGCGAATGAAGTCATCTAACGTTTTCGCCAGTTGGTGTTCATCATCGGTAGCTGGTAGCGCTTCCGGTTTCTGGTCATGTGTAACGCTAAGCTCAGCCTGCGTGTGTTGTGCAGAGTACGTGACGATAAGCAGGGTCAATATCGCCAGCATGATGATGTGGAATACGGTGATGATGGTCGCTGCGCTATTGCCGCTGTAGAAGGCGATATCCAGTGCGATGACGATATCGATAGCGCCGGAGATAAGCACATACAGTCCGGCGATAAACGGTGCGCTTTTCCACTTGGGCAATGACGTTTGCAGACGGTGAGCGCTGTAAATCAGCGTTGCCCCATAGCCGAAGTAAACACTTACCAGCATCAGATCGATGAGTGGAACGGTTGTTCTGTTTTGGATGGCGCTTGCGCCAAGGATGAGTAAGGGCGGTAACAGATGCCGGAGAGATCGTCGACGGTTGCGGTTTAAGGCATCTGAGACCTTTTCTCCATAGGGGAACAGGCAAAGCCATAACAGTGGCGGAATGGATGCGGCAATGGCAGGTTGGATAAATGAGGGTAAGGCAACATGGCCGCCCCAGCGTAACGCTACCACTGTCAGAGCAAGACAGCTCACGCCGATGAGTATCGCCTCTGCTTTGGTATTGCGCGTTTTAGTCTCTTTATTTTGAATAGCCAGAAACTGGATGCGAAAAAACAAAATAACCAGCAGAAGTGCGGTAATAAACGGTAAAGGAATCGCGGTCATCGTGTTTATCAACAACGTTATTGTAGATATCTGGTCTGATGAAACCGCGCTACCGGAGTAAACTCGGTAGCGCGGCGTTCTGTGGTGCGCATGAATTAGCGGCGGTAATTTTTCTGTGCCGTGTTCACTTTGTACAGATAGCGGCGTGATTCGCCAGACGGATGCTTCGTCGTCAGCGTTTGGTAGACATCGCCCGGTGACATGTTGTTGATAATGCCCACAGCGCGCTCGCGATCGCTGGAGAAGACGCGCAACACGCTGCCTGCGCCACCGTTATATGCGGTGATGACGGCGTAGCGTTTCGACGTTGGGTTTTCAATACCGGCCAGATAGCTGTTCTTCAGAATCGACAGATAGGCGGTACCCGCGTCGATGTTTTGTTCTGGATCGAACAGATAGCTGCGGCTCGGCTGTCCCCATTTCCCTTTCATCTTGAAGACGTCGCGTCCTGCGCTGTGCTGCACCACCTGCATCAGACCCAGTGCATCGGAATGGCTGACGGCGTAAGGGTTGAAGCTGGACTCTGTCTGCATAATCGCCAGAATCAGCGACTCTTCAATGCCGTAACGCTCGGAAGCCTTACGCACCAGCGGCAGGTATTTGTGTGCACGCTTGTCCAGATGGTTAGGGACGAGCTGCATCGTGACCGACCAGATTACGTGCAGGCCGGAGGTACGTTTTTGCAGACGGTTCTGGAGCAGATAATCTGCGAAGCTGGCGGCACGGCCTTCCCAGCGGATCGGCTGTCCGGTGTTATCCAGTACCTGTCCATACAGCAGCGGCTCGCGGCTGATTTGAATATCGTTAGCGTCGGAATACAGGTCGGTGTTACTGGCGTCATCGCCCATCAGCAGGGTCGTGATAATCGCCTGACGCAGGCTGGCAACGGAGTTGGTTGCCGAAATGGTTTCGATAGTGATTGAACCGGCATCAAAGTTGATGTGGCTACGCGTCTGATATTGATCGGTGTATTTGACGTAGTCTTTTGGGCCAGCGATCAGAACTTCATTCATCCCCCAGATATTTTCGATGTTGTGAGCAAATTGCCCCATCAAAATATCGAAGGCGTTGGTATCCTTGAGAAACTCTTCGTTGTCGGCATTCCCTTTGTTTCCCGAACAGGAAACCAGCAGTGGTGCAATCACCAGCAGCGCTAACATTTTCTTCATATAACAAGCCGTGTCGGAATGGGGACGTAAGCGGGCCCGAAAGCCCGCAATCTCAGTGGCTCGGAGGCGTATAGCCTTCGATGTGTACGTCCTTCCCTTCAAACAGGAACTTGATCATTTCCTGTTCCAGTAGCTTACGGTCGTCAACATTCATCATGCTGAGCTTTTTCTCGTTGATCAGCATGGTTTGCTTGGTTTGCCATTGCGCCCAGGCTTCTTTAGAGATTTCGTTATAGATGCGCTTGCCCAGATCGCCGGGATAGAGCTGGAAATCCTGCCCTTCGGCGTCGCGTTGTAAAAAAGTACAAAAAATCGTTCTGCTCATGCTTCTTCCTCATCAATTGCGCAGGCATTCAAACGTGTTGACTGCGGGTGAGCCAACTCCCTCAGCAGGCGTTCTACCGGGGCGGCCAGTCCGACAGACGGCGGCTGCGCTAAGTTATACCAGAGACCTGCACCGTCATCCATGCAGGACCTGTTTTGTGAGCGATCGGTCTGCGATACGTCCAGCCAGAGCGGAACGATATCCAGATGAAAATGGCTGAATGTGTGGCGGAACGCGACAAGCTGTTGCAATCCATCAGGATTCAGACCACGTTGTTGCAGCCAGAGTTCCAATTCCCGACGTTCGCTGAACTGCGGGAAGCAAAATAGCCCGCCCCACAGGCCGACGGCGGGGCGCTGTTGCAGCCAGACTTGAGAACCCTGTTGCATCAGCAGGAACCAGCCAGTTTTCTCTGGCAGCGTCTGCTTCGGTTTCTTGCCGGGGTATTGCGCCCAGCTGTGGTTGGCGTAGGCAATGCAGCCGGTGCTCAGCGGGCACAGCTCGCACTTGGGGCGGCTGCGGGTGCAGACTATCGCACCGAGATCCATCATCGCCTGATTAAACTGGCTGACGCCCTCTGCTGGCGTGACGTCTTCACTCCGCGCCCACAGTTTCTTTTCGACCTCTTTCTTGCCCGGCCAGCCGTCAACGGCGTAGCAGCGTGCCAGCACGCGCTTCACATTACCGTCGAGAATCGGGTAATGCTGACCGAGAGCGAGCGACAGCACCGCGCCGGCGGTGGAACGCCCGACGCCCGGCAACGCCGCGACTTCATCAAAGGTGGTGGGGAATTCGCCGCCGTGACGTGACACGATGGTCTGTGCCGCTTTGTGTAGATTACGCGCACGGGCGTAGTAGCCCAGCCCGGTCCACAAGTGGAGCACTTCATCCAGCGGTGCTGCCGCCAGTGCACTGACGTTCGGAAAGCGTTCCATAAAGCGTTGGAAATAGGGGATAACCGTGGTGACCTGCGTTTGTTGCAACATCACTTCGGATAGCCATACTTTATAGGGAGTTTTCTCAAGCTGCCACGGCAGGGTTTTGCGGCCATAGCGTTGGTACCAGTCCAGCACCTGATGGGCGAACTGTTGCGCTTGCATCATAAAATGGGGTCACTATCCGGCAGGTAAAAAGTTTGATAGCGATTCCAGCACAGAGTGAATGTGCTGTAAACCGGAACTTTCCGAGGCAGTGGGCTTGCTAAACCACGGTATCCTTGCATAATGCGCGTTTCCTTAACGAAATCGGA
This region includes:
- a CDS encoding ornithine decarboxylase produces the protein MKQLKIAANAAVATRLITTREIVALSQTDFTDVAAVVVSIEEARSGILSILQHTGFNIPAFVEEPDEDKELDVLPAGSEWLVLDDEGEHANVLERAAKAYQDALLPPFFDTLTKYVNMKNTTFACPGHQGGQFFRKHPAGRQFFEFYGENVFRSDICNADVKLGDLLIHEGAAKKAQKHAARVFNADKTYFVLNGTSSANKVVTNALLARGDLVLFDRNNHKSNHHGALIQAGATPVYLETVRNPFGFIGGVDAHCFDEAYLRKLIAEVAPERANEARPFRLAVIQLGTYDGTIYNARQVVDSIGHLCDYILFDSAWVGYEQFIPMMEQCSPLLLDLNENDPGIFVTQSVHKQQAGFSQTSQIHKKDTHIKGQRRFCNHKQLNNAFMLHASTSPFYPLFAALDVNAKMHEGASGRRMWMDCVKLGIEARKQLLTRCSLIKPFVPVTVGGVLWQDHDTETIAQDVRFFNFEPGEKWHAFEGYAEDQYFIDPCKLLLTTPGIDAISGDYTEFGIPATILANYLREHGIIPEKCDMNSILFLLTPAEDSAKMQELVNALVHFETLIARDAPLSEVLPSLYQKYKERYRGYRLRRLCQEMHDFYAQHNVKDLQKAMFRKTEFPSVVMLPQDANREFVRGNIELIPIDEAEGRIAAEGALPYPPGVLCVVPGETWGGAVQRYFLALEAGINLLPGFSPELQGVYSVAEEDGSKRLYGYVVEQ
- the ansP gene encoding L-asparagine permease is translated as MTQHSSTNSEHHASQQRLHEKGYHQSLGNRHVQMIAIGGSIGTGLFLGAGARLQMAGPALALVYLVCGIFSFFILRALGELIVHRPTSGSFVSYSREFLGEKASYVAGWMYFLNWAMTGIVDITAVALYMHYWGTFADVPQWLFALSALSIVTLMNLIGVKWFAEMEFWFALIKVAAIAIFLVVGTVYLGTGSPLDGNTPGLHLITDNGGLFPHGILPALVLVQGVIFAFAGIEIIGTTAGECKNPEQVLPKAVNSVIWRIGLFYVGSVALLVCLLPWNAYQAGQSPFVTFFSKLGVPYIGTIMNIVVLSAALSSLNSGLYSTGRILRSLSLGGSAPAFLSKMSGQSVPYTGILVTVGIHIIGVVLNYVVPSQVFEIVLNIASLGIICSWAFIILCQMQLRKAIRQGKAKPVAFRMPGAPVTSWLTLAFLVSVLGLMAFDYPNGTWTIATVPVLAIMLIIGWRGLKKQREAVKLANQQESDLR
- a CDS encoding SDR family NAD(P)-dependent oxidoreductase, with the translated sequence MLKSKRAIVTGGGRDFGQAVSVWLAREGVKVDLCARKLADAQASVDIIHQEGGTARAYQCDIASPDSVKAFSAQLLEDSTPVDILVLSAAQWLEGGLGEEDTDADIVSTVNSGLTGSILLTKALLPSLRRSQGADILAMVSVCGLPQFHDSIAHPAFFAAKHGMSGFSRNLAHHVAQENIRVTGFYPPDFEVTGLDDNPAGGEKMGEHLLNARSIWETMRFVLVQPRSCHINAIHFQGPTRADIGV
- a CDS encoding TetR/AcrR family transcriptional regulator; this translates as MIERDEKLTSTRAKTRRLLIDTAMNMFDQGIFPSITDVAAAAQLSRATAYRYFPTQSALVSAVVGESLGPILAWHPTQPDASERVSELLHFAYPRMLEHEGALRAALHLSLQQWADRRSNRLHTDTLTRGNRKRLLKIATEPLEGKITPEAQQRVIYALSLIYGSEVFLVLKDIWHLEEDGIQDVTQWVAKAILRQAEEDAAQADSQKT
- a CDS encoding Tm-1-like ATP-binding domain-containing protein yields the protein MGSEVGSVYIASTADTKGKEQIYVRDLIAATGLKTVTIDLSTTPPSTDSQVSDATDISAATVASYHPQGVSAVFCHDRGLAISAMAVAFEHFMLSRDDTAGLLGLGGSGGTALITPAMQALPIGMPKLMVSTMASGDISGYIGASDISMMYSVTDVAGLNRISRQVLGNAAHQIAGAVKFHIQEHHDDKPAIGLTMFGVTTPCIQEASALLEAEFDCLVFHATGSGGKAMEKLVDSHLLTGVLDLTTTEVCDLLFDGVLACGPERFDAIAKTQVPYVASCGALDMVNFGAPASVPEKYAHRLFYNHNAQVTLMRTTIDENIVMARWIGEKLNRCEGDVRFLIPEGGFSALDAPDQAFWHPEARDAFISTLESVVQQTARRQIIRLPFHINDPLFAHAAVDAFRALVK